The Lewinella sp. 4G2 nucleotide sequence GGGGCAATGGCGGCTGTTTCGCCTTGCGTAGTGCTTTGAATTTCAAAGTTATGGTCCATAGGATTGGAATTTTTTAGTCGGTAAAGTGATGTTTTTGTTGCTTGCCAATTAACGGGGCACCTGCGGCAGCGACACGCAGTGAGTCGCGTACTTAATCGGGGCGCCCCAATTGGCTGCTTAATTATCGATGCGCTTGATGAAAGCTTCGAGTTCCGCTAAATGTGCTTCGAAGGCCTTGCGGCCAGCCGGGGTGGCGCGGTAGCTGGTCTTGGGCTTGTCGTCGACAAACTTCTTCTCGACCTGCACCTGGTGCTCTTTGACCAGCGCCTTGAGGTGAGAGGCGAGGCTGCCGTCCGTCAACTTAAGTGCTTTGCGAAGTTCGACGAACTCTACCCACTCATTGACCATCAGCAGGGCCATGATGCCCATCCGCGTACGGTGGTTGAAAAGTTTATTGAGGCCACCGATGTTGATGGCGGGATTTTTAATGCT carries:
- a CDS encoding transcriptional regulator produces the protein MKDVSIKNPAINIGGLNKLFNHRTRMGIMALLMVNEWVEFVELRKALKLTDGSLASHLKALVKEHQVQVEKKFVDDKPKTSYRATPAGRKAFEAHLAELEAFIKRIDN